The proteins below come from a single Deltaproteobacteria bacterium RIFCSPHIGHO2_02_FULL_44_16 genomic window:
- a CDS encoding GTP-binding protein gives MKYVPRAQEKQLKELFKTFPVVVVTGARQVGKSTLLTHLFPDLPHVLFDPTVDVENVRADPDLFLRNRKTPLILDEIQYAPELVSAIKRTLEKDRRPGQYLMTGSQQWNVMKKLSESLAGRAVFLDLEGFSCSEMARITNSPNWLDRWLAQGEGIDVSSFQTFECSFPLFEYLWRGSLPEAHFLPLQQLPVFFTAYQRTYIERDVRQLAEIEDQQLFGRFFRLCAALTAQEVNFSQLGRDIGVTPQTASRWLDILKATFQWFEIPPYHGNVIKRLSDKPKGYLADTGMACFAQAISTPEAVGFHPLWGSLFETFVVGEIRKLARTLDVQPHFYHWRAHGGGEVDLLLERDGSFYPIEIKAATHPTKQDIRGLTSFRTTYPHLAVKRGLVICPTDVAYALSEHEIVIPWNAIIKPESLLSLPG, from the coding sequence ATGAAATATGTTCCACGGGCTCAAGAGAAGCAACTCAAAGAACTTTTCAAAACCTTTCCTGTTGTGGTTGTCACAGGAGCTCGTCAAGTGGGAAAAAGCACTCTTTTGACTCATCTTTTTCCGGACCTTCCCCATGTTCTTTTTGATCCAACAGTTGATGTTGAGAATGTTCGCGCTGATCCAGATCTTTTTTTGCGGAATCGCAAAACCCCTCTCATTCTCGATGAAATTCAGTACGCTCCCGAACTCGTGTCCGCCATAAAAAGAACATTAGAAAAGGACCGTCGCCCGGGTCAATATCTCATGACAGGTTCGCAGCAGTGGAATGTGATGAAAAAACTTTCAGAAAGTTTGGCAGGTCGTGCAGTTTTTCTTGATCTGGAAGGTTTCAGCTGTTCTGAAATGGCACGAATCACAAACTCTCCCAACTGGCTTGATCGTTGGCTCGCACAAGGTGAAGGCATTGATGTCAGTTCATTTCAAACGTTTGAATGTTCATTTCCTCTTTTTGAATATCTCTGGCGCGGTTCTCTTCCTGAGGCTCATTTTCTTCCTCTTCAACAGCTTCCTGTTTTTTTCACGGCCTATCAACGGACCTATATTGAACGCGATGTCAGACAACTTGCTGAGATTGAGGATCAACAGCTCTTTGGAAGATTTTTTCGACTCTGTGCTGCATTGACGGCACAGGAAGTCAATTTCAGTCAACTCGGACGAGATATTGGGGTAACACCACAAACTGCATCACGCTGGCTCGACATTTTGAAGGCCACTTTTCAGTGGTTTGAAATTCCTCCTTATCATGGAAACGTGATCAAGCGACTCAGTGATAAACCGAAAGGCTATCTCGCTGATACCGGAATGGCCTGCTTTGCGCAGGCCATTTCAACTCCAGAAGCTGTTGGATTTCATCCTCTGTGGGGATCACTTTTTGAAACTTTTGTTGTTGGAGAAATACGAAAACTCGCTCGCACCCTTGATGTACAACCCCACTTCTATCACTGGCGTGCTCATGGCGGGGGAGAAGTCGATCTTCTTTTGGAGCGAGATGGGTCTTTTTATCCGATCGAAATCAAAGCAGCAACGCATCCAACAAAACAGGATATTCGTGGACTGACTTCATTTCGCACCACATATCCGCATCTTGCTGTCAAACGCGGGCTTGTCATTTGCCCAACTGATGTTGCTTATGCACTTTCAGAACATGAGATTGTCATTCCCTGGAATGCCATTATTAAACCTGAATCACTTCTTTCACTTCCGGGATAA